From Micromonospora nigra, one genomic window encodes:
- a CDS encoding alpha/beta fold hydrolase — protein sequence MPEHVEVRLPDDVRLHVEAVGPADAEVTAVLLHGWTLDGRSWHRQLAALRAAFGSVRVVTYDARGHGRSSCMTLPTATLEQLGDDLAAVLDTVAPTGRVVLVGHSMGGMTIMEYAHRHPGHFASRTAGLVFVSTTAEGHAHTVYGLSPRIARLIRLAETTGAGVLARCGAWRPPRALLRALRPSIRWMLFGDRCDPTDIRLVTSAVARATLRSIGGFRASIGTQHRLDTLATLAHLPAAALVGDRDRLTPPPCAESIAAALPATELTVCPGAGHMLMMERPDKVNEALFGVLRRVLAQTPLHGF from the coding sequence ATGCCGGAACACGTCGAGGTACGGCTTCCCGACGACGTACGCCTCCACGTGGAGGCCGTCGGCCCGGCGGACGCCGAGGTGACCGCGGTGCTGCTGCACGGCTGGACGCTGGACGGACGCAGCTGGCACCGGCAGTTGGCCGCGCTGCGGGCGGCCTTCGGGTCGGTGCGGGTCGTCACCTACGACGCCCGCGGGCACGGTCGCTCCAGCTGCATGACACTGCCCACCGCGACCCTGGAACAGCTCGGCGACGACCTGGCCGCCGTGCTCGACACGGTGGCCCCGACGGGCCGGGTGGTGCTGGTCGGGCACTCCATGGGCGGCATGACGATCATGGAGTACGCGCACCGCCACCCCGGGCACTTCGCCTCCCGGACGGCCGGCCTGGTCTTCGTGTCCACGACCGCCGAGGGGCACGCCCACACCGTCTACGGCCTGTCGCCACGGATCGCCCGGCTGATCCGGCTGGCCGAGACCACCGGCGCGGGGGTGCTGGCCCGCTGCGGGGCCTGGCGTCCGCCCCGGGCACTGCTGCGGGCGCTGCGGCCGTCCATCCGCTGGATGCTCTTCGGCGACCGCTGCGACCCCACCGACATCCGCCTGGTCACTTCGGCGGTGGCCCGCGCGACCCTGCGCTCGATCGGCGGGTTCCGCGCCTCGATCGGCACCCAGCACCGGCTGGACACCCTGGCCACGCTGGCCCACCTGCCGGCGGCTGCCCTGGTCGGCGACCGGGACCGGCTGACCCCGCCGCCGTGCGCCGAGTCGATCGCCGCCGCCCTGCCGGCCACCGAGCTGACCGTCTGCCCCGGGGCCGGGCACATGCTGATGATGGAGCGCCCCGACAAGGTCAACGAGGCGTTGTTCGGCGTCCTGCGGCGGGTGCTCGCCCAGACCCCGCTCCACGGGTTCTGA